The stretch of DNA TCCGGACCGGAGGGTGGGAGACCGACATCCGCCATGCCGGCGACGACCTCGGCGAGCGTCGGCGCGGCGGTGAGCCCGCCCGCATGGTGGACGACGTAGTCGCCGCGCCAGGCGAGGGTCGGCGCGTCGCGCAAGGTGGCGCGGCAGCCGGCCAGGTCGTCCCGGTCGATCACGCCGCCGAGGGCCGCGATGTCGGCGGCGAGGTCGCGGGCGATCCCGCCCTCGTAGAAGTCGCCGAGGCCGCCGCCGGCCAGCCGCTCCAGCGTCTCGGCCAAGCGGCCGAGCGGCCGGAAGCCGGGAGCGCCCTGGTAGGGCGGCACCGGCGGCAGGCCGTCCGGCAGATAGATCCGCGCGCTCTCCTCGTAGAGCCGTAGCACCGAGGCCGAGGAGGCGACCTTGAGGGTGGTGAACCAGTCCAGGGCGAGGCCCCGCCGCGCCAGCGCGATGGCGGGCGCCAGCAGCTCCGCAACCGGGAGGCGGGTTCCGAACCTCTCGTGCAGCGCGGCATAGCCTGCGACCGCCGAGGGGATGCAGAACGAGAGCGGCCCGTGGACGTTGCGGTCGCCCGTAACCTCGGGCCAGGTGAACAGGTCGCGCTTCTCGCCGCCGGTGAGGGGATAGTCGGTCCCTCGCGTGTTGCGGCTCGAGACCGGCCCGAAATCGACGACCGTCGCCCGCGCGGCGCCGGCCGGCAGCACCAGAGCAAAGCCGATGCCGCCGAGCCCGCTGTTCCAGGGCTCGACCGCCGCCAGCGTGAAGGCGGTGGCGACGGCGGCATCGGCGGCGTTGCCGCCGGCTTCCAGGATCGCCGCGCCGACCTCGGCGGCCCCGCGGTTCTGCGCCACCACGATCCCGTTCCGGCCCGACGTGACCGGCTTCGTCACCGTCCAGTTCTGCGTCCGATAGGGCGTGGTGTCGTGAGCCGGCATCCGCATGTCCTCCCGAGAGCCGTCATCCCCGCGGTCTCGTCGCATCGGCGAGGATGGACCGGCCGGGGAGGGCGCGCCAAGCGCGGAAGCGGTGGGGGCGGTGTGTCCGACGGGCAGGGGAGCCCTTCACATGCCGATCAAAGGCCGTTCGTCTTGCGCGACAGTCTCGACACACTCCTCGTCATTCCGAGCCCCGCTTTCGCAG from Methylobacterium aquaticum encodes:
- a CDS encoding gamma-glutamyltransferase → MPAHDTTPYRTQNWTVTKPVTSGRNGIVVAQNRGAAEVGAAILEAGGNAADAAVATAFTLAAVEPWNSGLGGIGFALVLPAGAARATVVDFGPVSSRNTRGTDYPLTGGEKRDLFTWPEVTGDRNVHGPLSFCIPSAVAGYAALHERFGTRLPVAELLAPAIALARRGLALDWFTTLKVASSASVLRLYEESARIYLPDGLPPVPPYQGAPGFRPLGRLAETLERLAGGGLGDFYEGGIARDLAADIAALGGVIDRDDLAGCRATLRDAPTLAWRGDYVVHHAGGLTAAPTLAEVVAGMADVGLPPSGPDAAWFSTLSTVMREAYARRLAGLGAAAQEPGDTCTTHLTVVDRDGMLVSLTTTLLSSMGSRVVLPTTGVLMNNGVMWFDPRPGSANPIAAGARPLCNMCPVIVTPRTGDGPRLAAGASGGRRILASVYQTLAYLLDFGMEAGAAAHAPRIDVSGPDGTTADARLPPEIRAALAAAGPLAVVEHGVLPINFACPNFVSVAGGEATGCSDAASPWSAAVAAG